The sequence GTTTGCACTCTATTACTATGTATTGAGCAGGGTGGAGGCGACAAAGGTGGCGCTGTTGACACTGATCACACCACTGGTTGCGCTGGGGATTGGCCACTTTTTCAATAACGAGCCGCTGACCCTAAATATCGTGGCTGGATCACTGCTGATTCTCTCTGGGCTTGCCGTGTTTGAATTCAGCAGTCAGACCGGAAGGATCAGAGCTCGTTTCCTGCGTTATTAATGTAATAAAGGCCCTGCATATGATGCAGGGCCTTTATTCTACTGGATATCCCAACGACGAATCAGCTGCCGGTAGGTCAAAACGAATATCACTGTCCAAATCGTTGAACGCAGTGTCATCGCTGCAACAGTGCGCATCTCATATGCACCCTCTGCAAATATATACAGACCAAAGGCTGCGAATACCAGCAGTGTTGAGATAGCAATCAACAACGCGACCCCGGCAGCCCACGGCTTACGCAAAGCAATGCCAATGCCGGCAATCATATAGATGAAACCGGCAGTGAAATTAAACCAGAGTACGAACGGTACATAATTTCCCGCTGCCAGCCTGTAGCTCTCATCGCCAAAGAGCACCTGACCACCGGATTTGATGGTTAAGATTCCAAACAGTACAGCTACAGTTGCAGCAAGCCAGGTGATTACTTTATTGGTCACTGATGGACTCTGATTCATATGATTTAGCTTTCGCAACTGCCGCAGGCACCGCCGGGTTTAACACCCAGCTTGATGAGGATCTTCTCCATCAAACACCAGCGGGTAAAACCGGACTGGAACAGATTGGCCCCTACAAACAGTGTAAACCAGAGCCATGTCGGTTCATTCAACACGGTGCCGTTATACACCGAGCTCAGGAACACCGAGAGCATGATAAAAAAGCCTGCAATAATTCGAATTACTCTTTCTGTAGTCATTAGGAAATCTCCCTTCTTTTAGTTTTATGGCCACTGGCCAGTTGTGCTTTTTATCTTTATCGCTGCGATCAATTGGGTTTTGCTACCGGAAGCTGGAAGCTTGCATGGCAGGCGATACAGTTGTTCATCGTCTCGACCAACTTCAGCTGAATCGCTTTGGCTGGCTCTCCTGCTTTTGCCATATCGGCAATATCATCAAATGCGTAGTGGGTTCCGAATCCAAGCTTCTTGAACTCCAGCGGTAACTTGGCACGCAACCTGAAATCCACCGTGGCAATCGCTGCGCTGCCTATTGGACGTGCCGCAGCCTCTACTGCTGCCAGGTCATCATTTGCCAGCGCCTCAACCACAGTCTGTGTGGTCTCCAGCAACAAACGCATCTCTTCCAGTACAGCCTGTCGCTCGGCTGGCTCAAGAATCACAGCCGTTCGGCCATCATCTCCTTTCTCAGTACTTCCAAGCACTACAAATTTAAATATGCCGCCAGCTAGGACTGCAACCAGCAGGCCGATTGCGATCCAGTGTGGTGTTGTTTTTTTCATGTGTATCTCCATTATCTGATTTTAAGCAGTCGTTCTGAAATTGATTTCAGTGTTCTGATGGTAATTGCCTTCTCGTCGTCAGGAATATCGCTGAGCACCTCCTGCTGGAAGTCACGCACCAGCGGGATCATCACCTCCAGCGCCAGCTCCCCTTCTGTGGTTAGAGCAACACGGAAACAGCGCCGGTCTTCCTGACAGGGCTTACGTTCAACCAGCCCCTTCTTCACCAGCCCGTCGATACGGCGGGTAATGGTGGTTTTATCACGCATCAATAACTGAACGATCTCCACCTGTGTCATCGCCCCCTGTTTCATCAAACGAAACAGAATGCCGAAGTCCTGGGCCGAAAGTGGATAGCCGCTGGCTGCAAACCTGCGGGATATCTCTTCAGTCATCAGAAATGCCGTACGATTCACATTCAGGCCGATGGCCTGCTCAAGTTGAAAATCCAGTATCGATTCACCCATCTTGTTCTCCTGTTTGCCGCATACTAGGCATTTGGTTGTATATTGCAACTGTTGTTGTTTGCACTTAATGTGAAGCAACATCTCTTTCCAATAGCCCCGCCGCTATTCAGTATACTGCCATGCTCAGTTACCAGCACTCCTACCATGCCGGCAATCATGCCGACGTTCTGAAACATGTGATTCTCGGCGATCTCGTCGCAGGCATGCAGAAAAAAGAGACGCCACTCTTTCTCCTGGATGCCTTTGCCAGCCGCGGCATCTACGACCTGGATTCACCAGAGGCATTGAAAAACAGGGAGTTTGACACCGGCGTCGGCAAGCTCTGGCCACTGCGCCACTACAAGACACCGGAAGGTGTAGCACGCTGGTTCGCATTGATTACATCGGAAAATGTGGATGGCGGCTTTGTACGTTTTCCCGGCTCCACCGCCATGCTTCACGCCATGACACGTGAGTTTGACCGCCTTGCTGCATGCGATCTGCACCCGCAGGAGTTCGAAGGACTGCGACAGAGCTTTAACAGCAGTCGCAGGTTCAGCCTGCATAAACGCGATGCCTTTGAAGCCATTAAAGGACTGTTGCCGCCAAAAGAAAAACGCGGCCTGATCTTTCTTGACCCCTCCTACGAGGTCAAGGATGAGTATCGTGATATTGCCAAAGCCGTTACTGAGGCGCACCGCCGTTTTGCTAGCGGCGTCTACGTGATCTGGTACCCGTTACTTCCAGCTGAACGCCACAACGATCTATTCAAAGAGCTCAAGCGTTCCGGTATCCGCAAGATTCTCAGGGTAGAGCTGGATTGCGGAGGGTGCTTTCCCGAGATGCAGATGTCCGGTTCAGGCTTGTTAATCGTAAATGCACCCTGGCATGCGCAACAGGCCATGCAGGAGTCACTCAACTGGATCTGTGATCACCTGACCGAAGGCAAAGGCAATAAACATTTCGGATGGCTCGTTCCCGAATAGCGTTTAAAGTCCCCTGCTTTCAAAGCCTTTCATTTATTTATAGAGGCAGAGGTATGCGATCTGGCCAATGGCGCGCACGCTGAAGAAAGTATCCTTCTCAACCACGAACTCATCGCCCGCATGGCATGCAACCCAGTCAACAGACCCAGGCAGCTTCACATCAAGCCTTCCTGAGGTGACCGACATGATCTCTTTAGTCGAGGTGCCGAACTCATATTCACCGGCAGCCATCACACCGACGGTAGCCGGGCCCTCTGCTGTTTCGAACGCGATCGATTTCACTTTACCGTCAAAGTATTCATTAGTTTTAAACATGGTATTTCCTTTTGTGAGATAGATTTAAGAGCGTTATATCAGCCTTTCAGAATCAGCAGCATCTCGCGCACAACCTTGGCTGCAAGCACGGATGAACAGCCGGATGAGTCAAGTTGTGGCGCAAGCTCAACCGCATCAAGCCCTACAATATCGCAGCCCTGCATCACCTTGATAAAGCGCTGGAAGGTCCACCAGTCGATACCACCGGGCTCAGGGGTGCCTGTGCCGGGGAAACATGCCGGGTCGAAGACATCGAGATCAACGGTCAGGTAAACAGGTCGCTCACCGATCCACTCAACCAGCTCATCTAGATCATCATCGCGAAAGGTGCTCAACGTGCCGAAACCGCGCATCAGCTCATATTCACGCTGTGTGCCGGAACGAATACCCAGCTGACGCACATTGCCATCGCCGATCAACTCCGAAACCCTGCGCATCACGCAGGCATGTGACAGCTTTACACCGAGGTAGTCGTCGCGCTGGTCAGCATGAGCATCGAGCTGCACCACCACCAGGTCGGGATACTTTTCAAAAACAGCCTCGATGGCAGGCAGGCTGACCAGATGTTCGCCACCAAGCAGGAACGGTGTCACATCATCTGCCAGGCACTCTTCAACCGCCTCGCGGATAATTGAAAGCACAGCGCCAACATCACCCATTGGCAACTCCAGGTCGCCAATGTCGCTGTAGTGGACACCTTCAAGGTCGATATCGAGAAAAGGCGAATAGGTTTCCACACCATCAGAGGCATCACGAATCGCGGCCGGGCCGAAACGGGCCCCGGGACGAAATGAGACAGTACCGTCGAACGGCGCTCCAATGATGCGGATGTCGTGGGGCTCTTTCAGATCCCGGTCAGTAAAATCGAACATGGCGCGAGTTTAGACCGAACAGGGGCCAGCGAAAAGATGATTCATATAATCAGGGTGCCGGCTGTGAATTTTATGTTAACAAGTTCTAGTCGTAACTCTAATCCGGCATTAGCTTTCCCATCCGCCCGGAAAGGGGTAAGTTGTAAGTTCGGACAGAGGAGCCTACCATGAAAAGAGTTCTGATTATCGGCGCTGGTGGCGTCGGACGCGTAGTGGCACACAAGTGCGCCCAGAATGAGGATGTCTTCTCCGATATCTGGCTGGCCAGCCGCACCAAAAGCAAGTGCGACCAGATTGCGCTGGAAGTGCGTGAGAAAACCGGTCGCAAGATTGAAACTGCAGCTGTTGATGCCGATAACGTTCCCGAACTGGTTGAACTGATCAAGCAGGTAAAACCTTTCATGATCATTAATGTCGCACTCCCCTACCAGGACCTGACCATCATGGATGCCTGCCTAGAGACCGGTGTCCACTATCTCGATACCGCCAACTATGAACCGCTGGATGAGGCGAAGTTCGAGTACAGCTGGCAGTGGGCTTACCGTGAACGCTTTGAGAAAGCGGGACTGATGGCACTGCTTGGTTCCGGCTTTGATCCGGGCGTAACCAATGTCTTCTCCGCCTATATGCAGAAGCACCACTTCGACAGCATGGATTATGTCGACATCCTTGACTGCAACGGTGGCGACCACGGCTATGCCTTTGCCACCAACTTCAACCCTGAGATCAACATTCGTGAGGTAACCAGCAACGGTCGCTATTTCGAGAATGGCGAATGGGTCGAAACCGCCCCGATGCAGTTCAAAAAGCAATTTGATTTTGAACAGGTAGGGCCAAAGAACATGTACCTTCTCTACCATGAGGAGATGGAATCACTCTCCGTCAACCTCAAAGGCGTCAAACGCATGCGTTTCTGGATGACCTTCGGCGATGCCTATCTGAAACACCTCGAGGTATTCCGCAATATCGGGCTGGATTCGATTGAGCCTATTATGTTCGGGGATCGCGAGATCGTGCCGATTCAGTTCCTCAAAGCACTGCTGCCCGATCCAGCAAGCCTAGGGCCGCGCACTGTCGGTAAAACCAATATCGGCGTTATCGTCAAAGGTTTCAAGGATGGTAAGCCACTCTCCCGTTACATCTACAACATCTGTGATCATCAGGAGTGTTATAAGGAGACCAACGCACAGGGCGTCTCCTACACCACCGGCGTGCCAGCCATGATCGGCGCAATGATGATGATTCAGGGTCACTGGATGAAGGCGGGCGTCTACAACATGGAGGAGTTCGATCCCGATCCATTCATGGCAGCATTGAATACACACGGCCTGCCGTGGACCGATATTGAAACCGACATCGACGTCGATGCCCTTCCTGAGTAACCGTTGTCATTTGACCTGAACCAGATCCCATCCCCCTGCTACCTGCTGGAGGAGGAGAGGCTGATTGGCAACCTCGAACTGCTCAAACGCGTGCAGGAGGAGTCCGGCTGCAAGATCATCCTGGCACTCAAAGGGTTTTCCATGTGGTCCACCTTCGA comes from Mariprofundus aestuarium and encodes:
- a CDS encoding pyrimidine/purine nucleoside phosphorylase — encoded protein: MFKTNEYFDGKVKSIAFETAEGPATVGVMAAGEYEFGTSTKEIMSVTSGRLDVKLPGSVDWVACHAGDEFVVEKDTFFSVRAIGQIAYLCLYK
- the speB gene encoding agmatinase; its protein translation is MFDFTDRDLKEPHDIRIIGAPFDGTVSFRPGARFGPAAIRDASDGVETYSPFLDIDLEGVHYSDIGDLELPMGDVGAVLSIIREAVEECLADDVTPFLLGGEHLVSLPAIEAVFEKYPDLVVVQLDAHADQRDDYLGVKLSHACVMRRVSELIGDGNVRQLGIRSGTQREYELMRGFGTLSTFRDDDLDELVEWIGERPVYLTVDLDVFDPACFPGTGTPEPGGIDWWTFQRFIKVMQGCDIVGLDAVELAPQLDSSGCSSVLAAKVVREMLLILKG
- a CDS encoding MarR family winged helix-turn-helix transcriptional regulator yields the protein MGESILDFQLEQAIGLNVNRTAFLMTEEISRRFAASGYPLSAQDFGILFRLMKQGAMTQVEIVQLLMRDKTTITRRIDGLVKKGLVERKPCQEDRRCFRVALTTEGELALEVMIPLVRDFQQEVLSDIPDDEKAITIRTLKSISERLLKIR
- a CDS encoding YgaP family membrane protein — protein: MTTERVIRIIAGFFIMLSVFLSSVYNGTVLNEPTWLWFTLFVGANLFQSGFTRWCLMEKILIKLGVKPGGACGSCES
- a CDS encoding saccharopine dehydrogenase family protein; its protein translation is MKRVLIIGAGGVGRVVAHKCAQNEDVFSDIWLASRTKSKCDQIALEVREKTGRKIETAAVDADNVPELVELIKQVKPFMIINVALPYQDLTIMDACLETGVHYLDTANYEPLDEAKFEYSWQWAYRERFEKAGLMALLGSGFDPGVTNVFSAYMQKHHFDSMDYVDILDCNGGDHGYAFATNFNPEINIREVTSNGRYFENGEWVETAPMQFKKQFDFEQVGPKNMYLLYHEEMESLSVNLKGVKRMRFWMTFGDAYLKHLEVFRNIGLDSIEPIMFGDREIVPIQFLKALLPDPASLGPRTVGKTNIGVIVKGFKDGKPLSRYIYNICDHQECYKETNAQGVSYTTGVPAMIGAMMMIQGHWMKAGVYNMEEFDPDPFMAALNTHGLPWTDIETDIDVDALPE
- a CDS encoding 23S rRNA (adenine(2030)-N(6))-methyltransferase RlmJ; protein product: MLSYQHSYHAGNHADVLKHVILGDLVAGMQKKETPLFLLDAFASRGIYDLDSPEALKNREFDTGVGKLWPLRHYKTPEGVARWFALITSENVDGGFVRFPGSTAMLHAMTREFDRLAACDLHPQEFEGLRQSFNSSRRFSLHKRDAFEAIKGLLPPKEKRGLIFLDPSYEVKDEYRDIAKAVTEAHRRFASGVYVIWYPLLPAERHNDLFKELKRSGIRKILRVELDCGGCFPEMQMSGSGLLIVNAPWHAQQAMQESLNWICDHLTEGKGNKHFGWLVPE